A region of Lycium barbarum isolate Lr01 chromosome 3, ASM1917538v2, whole genome shotgun sequence DNA encodes the following proteins:
- the LOC132634064 gene encoding uncharacterized protein LOC132634064 encodes MSNLSKLEFVALDISGKNYLSWVLDAEIHLDAKGLGATITQDNTTSSQDKAKAMIFLRHHLDEGLKVEYLTVKDPLELWTGLKERYDHIKVTVLPRARYEWIHLRLQDFKTVCDYNSVVYRITSQLKLCGDNITDEDMLEKTLTTFHASNLVLQQQYRERGFKKHADLISCLLVAEQHNTLLLKNHEARPTGTAPFPEANVVATHGPTERRQNNRGHNNERWRGRGKGRYNNRRGGGHHKRENNMGYQGNPSRNNCHRCGLKGHWKNECRAPEHFVRLYQNSFKRKANRGGASSANSRVESHMTFKNNDEAGPSQKYDDNVEANLALKDDDFDGLDDITHLEVEDFFGDRN; translated from the coding sequence ATGTCGAATTTGTCGAAGCTTGAGTTTGTGGCACTTGATATCTCGGGAAAGAATTACCTATCATGGGTACTTGATGCTGAAATTCACCTAGACGCCAAAGGTCTTGGTGCCACTATTACTCAGGATAATACAACATCAAGTCAGGACAAAGCGAAGGCAATGATTTTCCTTCGTCATCATCTGGATGAAGGATTGAAGGTTGAATACCTGACAGTGAAAGATCCACTTGAATTGTGGACTGGTTTGAAGGAAAGGTATGACCACATTAAGGTAACGGTATTGCCCAGGGCTCGTTATGAGTGGATTCACTTACGGTTACAAGATTTTAAAACTGTATGTGATTATAACTCTGTTGTCTATAGAATTACTTCCCAACTGAAATTATGTGGGGATAATATAACTGACGAGGATATGTTGGAAAAGACTCTTACGACTTTTCATGCCTCCAATTTGGTATTACAACAACAGTACCGTGAAAGGGGTTTTAAAAAGCATGCTGATTTGATATCATGTCTTCTTGTGGCTGAGCAGCACAATACCCTTTTATTGAAAAATCATGAAGCCCGTCCCACTGGAACTGCTCCATTCCCggaagcgaatgtggtagcaacACATGGCCCAACTGAAAGAAGACAAAATAATCGAGGCCATAATAATGAGCGTTGGCGTGGCAGGGGCAAGGGACGATATAATAATCGTCGTGGTGGTGGTCACCATAAAAGGGAGAACAATATGGGTTATCAAGGCAATCCTTCAAGGAACAACTGTCATCGTTGTGGTTTGAAAGGTCACTGGAAAAATGAATGTCGGGCGCCTGAACATTTTGTCAGGCTTTATCaaaattccttcaaaagaaaGGCAAATAGAGGTGGTGCCTCTTCTGCTAATTCCCGGGTGGAGtcacacatgacttttaaaaataACGATGAGGCAGGGCCTTCACAAAAATATGATGATAATGTTGAAGCTAATTTGGCTTTGAAAGATGATGATTTTGATGGGCTTGATGATATTACTCATTTGGAAGTTGAAGACTTCTTTGGAGATCGAAATTGA